The Sebastes umbrosus isolate fSebUmb1 chromosome 23, fSebUmb1.pri, whole genome shotgun sequence genome contains a region encoding:
- the phyh gene encoding phytanoyl-CoA dioxygenase, peroxisomal, with the protein MSRAAERLRLLINHLDRPPAVIGAAPTSSAQTFTYSHPQRLRYSCDTDLLTPEQRLFYEENGFILIKNLVSEEDIDKFRKEFERICRQELKVPGMTVMRDVAIAKSEFVPDQKAVTKLQNFQEDPELFEYCALPQILNYVECFTGPNIMAMHTMLINKPPDAGKKTSRHPMHQDLHYFPFRPADKIVCAWTAMEKVDRQNGCLVVLPGTHTGTLQEHDYPEWEGGVNKMYHGVRGYNPKLPRVHLEMEKGDTVFFHPLLIHGSGMNSTQGFRKAISCHYASADCYYIDVKGTTQENIEKEVTDIANRKYGVSINFKDAWAFRGRLVQGERTSL; encoded by the exons ATGTCTCGGGCTGCGGAGAGACTCAGACTGCTCATCAATCATCTCGATCGACCTCCTGCAGTGATC GGGGCTGCACCAACTTCTTCTGCTCAAACTTTCACCTACAGTCACCCACAGAGACTGAG ATACAGTTGTGATACCGACCTGCTGACCCCAGAGCAGCGACTCTTCTATGAGGAAAATGGCTTCATCCTCATCAAGAATCTGGTGTCTGAAGAGGACATCGACAAGTTCAG GAAGGAGTTTGAACGGATCTGTCGACAGGAACTGAAGGTTCCTGGTATGACGGTGATGAGGGACGTGGCGATCGCTAAGTCGGAGTTCGTCCCCGATCAAAAAGCCGTCACCAAACTCCAGAATTTCCAGGAAGATCCTGAACTGTTCGAGTACTGCGCCTTACCACAG ATCCTGAATTATGTAGAATGTTTCACTGGACCCAACATCATGGCCATGCACACAATGCTGATCAACAAACCTCCTGATGCAG GTAAGAAGACGTCCCGTCACCCGATGCATCAGGATCTGCATTACTTCCCGTTCCGCCCAGCGGACAAGATCGTCTGCGCTTGGACGGCGATGGAGAAAGTGGACCGGCAGAACGGCTGCCTTGTCGTCCTGCCGGGAACGCACACCGGCACGCTGCAGGAGCACGACTACCCAGAGTGGGAg GGTGGCGTAAACAAGATGTACCACGGAGTACGTGGATACAATCCGAAGCTCCCCAGGGTGCACCTGGAGATGGAGAAGGGCGACACCGTCTTCTTCCACCCGCTGCTGATCCATGGCTCTGGCATGAACTCGACACAGGGCTTCCGCAAG gccATCTCCTGCCACTATGCCAGCGCTGACTGTTATTACATTGATGTGAAGGGAACCACACAGGAAAACATAGAGAAAGAGGTGACGGACATCGCAAACAGGAAGTACGGCGTCTCCATCAATTTTAAG GACGCCTGGGCTTTCCGAGGCCGCCTGGTGCAAGGAGAGAGGACTTCACTGTAA